TCCGCAAAAAATGCAAAGACAAAAAACATCAGATATCTGCGGGAAACTCATAATTCGGGTTTTGTACTTAAAAGTTTTAGTCTCAGCAGTAAAAATCAGCTTTCACTTGCCCTCTCCTCAGGCGTGGTTATGCTGAATGATCCATTTAACAAATTATCATTCACATCATCAAATTATAAAGAAGGTGAAAATTTCTTTAGTAGCAGAGCTTATCGTGTCTATTATGACAGAGATGATAATCTATGGTTTTCCAATGTGAATGGCCTGGCAGAATTATCTGGAGGAAAACTGATCAGGCATTATCAGCATCACCCTCTTCTAACCAAAAGGATTAATGATATTGCCCAGTTACCTGACGGAACTATAGTTCTGGCTACGGATGGATACGGATTACTTTTTCTCAAAAATAATTTGCTTATCAGGCAGATCACAAGAGAAGACGGGCTAGCTAATAATATCTGTAAAAAACTATTTATACAAAAAGATCATGTGTGGGTGATTACCGGTGGTGGAATAAACAGGATCTTTCTGAACGGAAAAAATCCTGTAGAATCATTTGAATACACAAACAATCTGCTTGATAATGATATTAATGAACTATTCGTGGATCAGGATACAGCATATTTTGCTACCAACCATGGATTGGTCTTCTTTGCCAATACCCCTTTTGACCGGAATAAAGAAGTCCCGAAAGTATTAATTTCTGCTATTATCAATAACAGAAAACCCTTGAGTATTAATACCAGTTCCTTCAATTTAGCACCGGCAGATAACAATATTACTTTCTATTACAGTGCACTCGATTTTCAGAACAATTATATTTTATACCGTTACAGACTAAAAGAGACCAGTCCATGGACTGAAACCAGAAACAGAAGACTGGAATTTTCTTCACTGGAGCCAGGTATCTATAAATTTGAACTCAGCGCCAGAACAAATAACAGCCAGTGGAGCAAGCCAGTTGAAGTTAGTTTCATACTAAAAGCGCATTTCTGGCATTCCTGGTGGTTTATATTTCTCATTCTTCTTATTGCCAGTTTTAGCTTTTATAAAATAGCTGTAATTGTGACCAAGCAGCAAAAAGACAAAGAACAGCAAAGACTTTTATTAAAGAATAAAATTCTAATGCTCGAACAACAGGCACTCCAGGCTATGATGAATCCACACTTTGTCTTTAATGTAATGAACTCTATTCAGCATTATATTAATACCAAAGACACTTCATCAGCAAATAAAATACTTACTGGTTTTGCAAGACTGATCAGAAAAAATCTGGATATCTGTACCAAAAGCTTTATTTCCATAGAAGAGGAAATTGAATACCTGTCGCTTTACCTGGTTCTTGAAAAGAAGAGATTTGGAGAAAAATTCAGTTACACTATTGATATATCGCCTGATATAGATCAGGATGAGACTATGATTCCTTCTATGATTTTACAGCCTTATATAGAAAATGCGATCTGGCATGGGCTGATGCCCAAAGATGATGGAGGTAGTATTGCTATTGTCATTAAACATGAAGGAGCTGATCATTTACTGATTCAAATTATAGATGATGGTGTTGGAATAGACAATTCCTTAAGCATAAAAAAAGATAAGCATGAAAGTAAAGGAATGAGTCTGACACAGGAAAGAATAAATCTGATCAACCAGATTGAGGTAAATCCTATACAGATTAGTATTAAACAGAACGGTGATTCAGGTACAACTATCTCTATTTTAGTCCCAAACAGATAACATTTACCGTTTACTCAATGATACCTACCACTTACTAAGTATTATTCGTTTAAAATTAAAATTGCATTAAACTTGTTATAGATATTAAAACAAACAAAGTTTGTAAAAAGCGTTCTTATAGAATTGGCAAAAGATATTTTTAACCTAACCTAAAACTTATCTCAATTCAGGTTTCATTTGTGTGTTAAAAGTGGTAAAGTAAAAACTTTACCACTTTTTTTTTGCACTTATACCCCGTTTACTATTGATCTGATCAGCAACCTATTGAAGAACTTCCGCTGAAATTTGAAAAAAGTTCTTTTTTTGAAAAGCTTTTTGTGTTAAATTTGATTGAGCAAAAAATGATTAAAAACAGCTTTGATGCTATTTAAAAAGATTTTTTGTAAATTTAACGTATCAACAACCTCTGGTAATTTTATTTAAGACAAATGACAACTCCAAAAAAATCTGTTAAGAAAGGTTCATTAGATGATCAGGCACAGGACAAAGAAATGAATGATGAAAATTCTTATGGCTCCATCGACAAAAAGAAAACTTATGACG
This portion of the Pedobacter lusitanus genome encodes:
- a CDS encoding sensor histidine kinase → MINKAKAFGIRGIVLIILLLVSGTYSYGQTTFIKHYSTKDGLPSNSCYFILQDKKGYIWVASDAGVSRFDGKVFETFSVDDGLPDNQIIRLNEDRSGRIWFSSLNGQLSYFKNGIIYNESNDNLLKLLKFNGVVTSFFEDSKGSIWFGTNKNLLARWDGRFLTKYTSVNPSSQFINTFIYEDQSGRIWASSAHCLRIFDGKTFNKTTFHISPLSYRTAKNLPDKTMYFLDREGLNFKNGTQQQLTMKIDSSLLADNPGYFYAENKHDLWLTTGSGVYHLEADGTKTHYLHNLTTNQVTKDTRENMWFATSNGIYMLPKKSKRVYIVDNYHGLSNNIVKSVLKDHSGKLWLGLENGKINILSKPDYKINKIDLPDQKKFSSIKQISTDTSGETIFFSSDYGLGMLSAKNAKTKNIRYLRETHNSGFVLKSFSLSSKNQLSLALSSGVVMLNDPFNKLSFTSSNYKEGENFFSSRAYRVYYDRDDNLWFSNVNGLAELSGGKLIRHYQHHPLLTKRINDIAQLPDGTIVLATDGYGLLFLKNNLLIRQITREDGLANNICKKLFIQKDHVWVITGGGINRIFLNGKNPVESFEYTNNLLDNDINELFVDQDTAYFATNHGLVFFANTPFDRNKEVPKVLISAIINNRKPLSINTSSFNLAPADNNITFYYSALDFQNNYILYRYRLKETSPWTETRNRRLEFSSLEPGIYKFELSARTNNSQWSKPVEVSFILKAHFWHSWWFIFLILLIASFSFYKIAVIVTKQQKDKEQQRLLLKNKILMLEQQALQAMMNPHFVFNVMNSIQHYINTKDTSSANKILTGFARLIRKNLDICTKSFISIEEEIEYLSLYLVLEKKRFGEKFSYTIDISPDIDQDETMIPSMILQPYIENAIWHGLMPKDDGGSIAIVIKHEGADHLLIQIIDDGVGIDNSLSIKKDKHESKGMSLTQERINLINQIEVNPIQISIKQNGDSGTTISILVPNR